Below is a genomic region from Spartinivicinus marinus.
TATGGAAGTGTATCTAGGTAATGGGAGTATTTGCTTGGATACAAAGATAAAAGGATACTAGGGATAAATGTCCTATAACCAAGATAATGGTTAATGAATAGCCGCCAAAGTTATGAATACTCTAATAGGCATGTCGTTAGGCGTATTAGCTAAAAGTTGAGTTGAGCGGATACTACTCATGATGTACAAGCAACGGATAGACCAATACTCTAAAAAAACTATTAAAGGGCCAAGACTAGTAATACCATGAACACGAAAAAGCTTGTGAACTTATCAAATCAATATCCCCGCCTAACCGTGCGGACACTGGCAACCCTAATGGCAATTGGTGAAAATGAAGGCTGTTCAGTTTCTGAGTTGTCTCAATTTATGGGTGTCAATGAAAAAAATGT
It encodes:
- a CDS encoding MarR family transcriptional regulator; the protein is MNTKKLVNLSNQYPRLTVRTLATLMAIGENEGCSVSELSQFMGVNEKNVATTIRRLEEGRAGNPGDKLIRVKQYPDDKRFKLIYLTAKARRILQKL